Below is a window of Agrobacterium vitis DNA.
AACCGGAAGGGGTGAGATTTTATAATATTTTGTATTCGCGGAATGCGAGGTGCCGGTTCGTTCCAGAATTGCCGATGACGTGGCGAAAATGGTGATGTCGAGAACCGGAGCGGAGCGTACTCATGTACGTGAGCCTAGGTAAGCACAGACATCACCATTTACAGCCCGTCAGCGGCGATTATGGGGCGGACCGGCTAGGGCAGCGTATAGGCGATCACGTAGTCCCCCGGCTTGGTGCCGAGAGAACCGTGGCCGCCAGCGACCATGACAACATATTGCTTACCGTTCAGTTCGTAGCTCATCGGCGTCGCCTGGCCGCCAGCCGGAAGCCGGCTTTCCCAGAGAACCTTGCCAGTGGCGAGGTCATAGGCGCGCAGATAATTATCGACGGCGGCACCGAGGAAAGCCACGCCGCCCTTGGTAATCATCGGCCCGCCAATGCCGGGTACGCCGACCTTGAAGGGCAGCGGCAGCGGCGTCATGTCATGCACGGTGCCATTGCGGTGCTGATAGGCGATTTTGCCGGTCTTCAGATCAACAGCGGCAACCGTACCCCATGGCGGCGCCTGGCAGGGAATGCCGATGGGCGACAGGAACGGACCCATCTTGACCGCATAGGGCGCGCCGTCATTGCGGTTCAGCCCCTGTTCTGAACCTTTTTCGTCCTGGCCCTTGGCCGGAACCTGATCGCGCGGCACAAGCTGCGAGGTGAAGGCCAGATAGGTCGGCATGCCGAACATGACCTGCTTTTCCGGATCGACAGCAACCGAACCCCAGTTGAACGTGCCGAAATTGCCGGGATAGATGATCGAGCCCTGCAACGATGGCGGGGTATATTGGCCGTCATAGCGCAACTGATGGAACTTGATGCGGCAGGCCAACTGATCGAGCAGCGTCACGCCCCACATATTGCGCTCTTCGAGCTTTGGTGGGCGAAAGCTTAAGGCCGAAATCGGCTGGGTCGGCGACGCATGATCTTCCGGAATAGTGCCGCCGGGGGCTGGAAGTTCCTTGATCGGAATGATCGGCTGACCGGTGCGCCGGTCCAGCACATAGATATCGCCCTGCTTGGTGGAGGCAACGAGCGCCGGAACAGTGGTGCCATCGCGGGTAATATCCAGCAGCACGGGCTGGGCAGGAACATCCATGTCCCAGAGGTCGTGATGGACGAATTGCTGCACCCAGCGGTCGGCACCGGTATTGAGGTCAAGCGCCACGACCGAGGAGGAATATTTCTCCACATTGGCGCTGCGGTTCATGCCCAACTGGTCCGGCACCTGATTGCCGAGCGGGATATAGACGAGGCCCAACTGTTCATCGACCGAGAATACCGACCAGCTATTCGGCGAATTGGCGGTGTAAGTCTGGCCTTGCGGAAGCGGCTGGGTCTGGCCCGGATTGCCGCTGTCCCAGTTCCACACCAGCGCCCCGGTCTGGACGTCAAAGGCGCGGATCACGCCGGATTGCTCCTTGGTGGAATAGTTGTCGTTGACCGCCCCACCAATGATGATCTTGCCAGCCGCAATCACCGGCGGCGACGTCGAATAGTAATAGCCAGCCGGATTATAGGGCATGCCCTGTTCCAGATGCAGCACGCCCTTGTCGGCAAAGCTCTCGCAGATCTTGCCATTGGCGGCATCGAGCGCGATCAGCCGCGCATCCGAGGTCGGAAGATAGACGCGGGTGGCGCAGGGCGCACCTGATGTAGCGGCAGGATCGGCATAATAGGTGACGCCACGGCAGGTCTGGTGCTGGCGATCCGGGTTCAGGCCGACATTGGGGTCAAATTTCCATTTCTGCTTGCCGGTTGCCGCATCCACGGCGATGGCCCAATTGTGCGGGGTGCAGAGATAGAGCGTGTCGCCCACTTTCAGCGGCGTGACCTGATAGGTGGTCTCGCCGACATCGCCGGGCAGTTTCACATCGCCGGTCTGGTAGGTCCAGGCGGTCTTCAGCGTCTTGACATTGTCGGTGGTGATCTGGGTCAGCGGCGAATAGCGCTGGCCATAGGGTGTGCGGCCATATTGGTGCCATTCGCCATCGGCCATGTCGCCGCCATAGGATGGCGTGGCGCTGGCCACATCCATCGGCAGCGTACCCGGCTTGTCATAGGGGTCCTGTGTCATGGAATAACCGGCGACAACAAGCGCGACCAACACCGGCAGCGCTACTGGCCAGGCGCTCGCCGCAATGCCGCCTTCACGGCGATGTAGCGGTCCCAGCCTGCGGCGGATGGCAGGCAGAAGCAGCACGAAGCCAAGTACGATGACCAGCCCTCCGCGGGTGCCAAGCTGCCACCAGTCGAAACCGACCTCCCAGATCGCCCAGCCTAGGCAGCCGAGAATGAACAGCCCATAGATCCACAGAGCAGCCGCCTTACGCATCAACAGAAGCAGCGCAACGAGAATGAAGGCAAGACCGGCGATGAGGTAAAACGGGCTACCGCCGAGCGACAGGAGATAGCCGCCTCCGCCGCCGAGCGCGAGCCCGAGGACGGCGAAAACGACCGCTGTAACGATAAGGATCATAGGACAAATCCGATGCATGTTGAAAATAAGCGGGGCTGCGTCAAAAATTTACGCATAGGTAAACTGCAAACGCATGAGCGACCGTTAGGTTCCTACCGATCTTACCGGCAAATCAAATTTTGAGACCAAATACTCTTACCCATACCCTTGCGCGCATCGATCCACCTTGCCATGGTCTGGCGCAAAATCAGCAGGAGGGATCATGACCAAGGCGCTGCTTCTCATCGATATCCAGAACGGCTTTTGCCCGGGCGGCAATCTGCCGGTGCCGGAAGGCGATCAGATCGTCCCCATCGCCAATGCCCTGATGGCCAGCGGGGCCTATGACCTGATTCTCGCCTCGCAGGACTGGCATCCAGCCAATCACGGCAGCTTCGCCTCTCAGCACCCCGGCACCAAGGTTTTCGAACTGGGCGAGCTTTCCGGCAAACCGCAGATGATGTGGCCGGACCATTGTGTGCAGGGCACGGATGATGCCGAGTTTTACCCCGGCCTCGATCTCTCCCGGATCGATCATGTGCAGAAAAAGGGACTGAACCCGTTGGTGGACAGCTATTCAGCTTTCCGCGACAACGATCAGGCAGCCCTGACCGGCCTTAGCACCTGGCTGATCGGTAAGGGCGTCACCGAACTGGATGTCATGGGCCTTGCCACCGATTACTGCGTCAAGTTTTCCGTGCTGGATGCGCTGGACATGCTGCCGGGCGTAACTGTGCGGTTGATTATCGACGGCAGCCGGGGCATCGATCCACAGACGGTGGAGGCGGCGATTGCCGACATGCAGGCTCACGGCGCAAGGCTTATCACCAGCGCTGATGTCCTCGTCTGAGAAACATCTATTACTGCAAAAAGAATGGGTTCGGGAGGGCCGCCATGGAGATTATCAACACGATTGCAGCGCTGCGCCAAAGGCTCGATGCCTGCCGCAAGGCTGGAAAATCCATCGGTTTCGTGCCGACCATGGGCTATCTGCATAAGGGTCACCTGACGCTGGTCGAACAGGCGGAGACTGAAAACGCTGTGACTGTGGTGTCGATCTTCGTCAACCCGCTGCAATTCGGCAAGGGCGAGGATCTGGAGAAATATCCCCGCGATCTCGCCCGCGACAGCGCCATGCTGGAGGCAGCAAGCGTCGATTTTCTGTTCGCGCCTGGCGTGGCCGACATGTATCCGCGACCGATACAAACGGTGGTCGATCTGCCGGAGCTGGGCGGCGAGCTGGAGGGCAAGGCCCGGCCCGGCCATTTCGCGGGCGTAGCAACCGTCGTTACCAAGCTGTTCAACATCGTCCAGCCGGATGCCGCCTATTTTGGCGAGAAGGATTATCAGCAGGTGGCGATCATCCGCCGCATGGTCGAGGATCTCGCCATGCCGGTGCGCGTCGTGCCGGTGGCAACCGTGCGCGAGGCCGATGGGCTGGCCTGCTCGTCGCGCAATGTCTATCTGACCGAGGAGCAGCGTGCCGCCTCCGCCATCGTGCCGAAAGCGCTGGAGGAGGCGGAACGGCTCTATCGCAACGGTCTGCGCGATGCGGCGGAGATGGAAGCCGCCCTTGCCGCCTTCATTGCCCGCGAGCCGCTGGCGCGGCCCGACGTGGTCGCCGTGCGTCACCCCGATACGCTCGCCACCCTGCCCCATCTGGACCAGCCGTTTCTGGTGCTGCTTTACGTACAAATCGGCACGACCAAACTGCTGGATAACCGGGTTATCGACATCGAAAGCAAGAAGGAAGCCGCCGAGTGAGCGCCCCGCCCCGCCAGAAACGCCTGACGCCCACCACCATTGCCGCGCTGAAGCATCAGCGCCCGATAGTGTCCCTCACCGCCTATACCACGCCGATGGCGCGGCTGATGGATGCCCATTGCGATCTGCTGCTGGTCGGCGACAGTCTTGGCATGGTGCTGTATGGGCTGGACACCACGGTTGGCGTCACCCTGGAGATGATGATTGCCCATGGGCAAGCGGTGTTACGCGGAGTCAGTCATGCCTGCGTCATCGTCGATATGCCCTTCGGCTCCTATCAGGAATCCAGAGAACAGGCCTTCCGCAATGCGGCACGGATCATGAAGGAAACCGGCTGCGATGGCGTCAAGCTGGAAGGCGGCACGGAAATGGCCGAGACCGTCGCCTTTCTGGTGGAACGCGGCATTCCGGTGCTGGGCCATGTCGGGCTGATGCCGCAACAGGTCAACACATCAGGCGGCTACCGTTCCAAGGGCCATGATGAGCCGGAAGCAGGCAAGATCCGGGCCGACGCCACCGCTATAGCCAAGGCAGGCGCTTTCGCGCTGGTCATTGAAGGCACCGTCGAGCCTTTGGCGCGAGACATAACCCAGACCCTTGCCATCCCCACCATCGGCATCGGCGCCTCGCCTGCCTGCGATGGCCAGATCCTGGTCTCAGACGACATGCTGGGCCTGTTCAACAATTTCAAACCGCGCTTCGTCAAACATTATGCCGAGCTGGCCGGGGTGATTTCAAAGGCCGTGGAAGACTATGCAACCGAGGTCAAGGCACGGCAATTTCCCGGACCGGAACATACGTTCCAGCCGCGTAAATCGTAACTGCCAAGGCAGCAGCACCTCGCGCCCTTTTCCGGCGCGCGGTGCTACGGCTATTTGACGATGATGAGCAGCCCCGCGGCAATCAGCAATGTGCAAAACGACAGAACCAGGGTGCGTTCATCGACCTTGTGGGCCAAATGAACGCCCGCTGGCACGCCCAAAAGCCCGCCGATGGCCAGCATGGAGCCAAGCACCCAATCGACATGGCCGTAATAGCCGTATTGCATCAGACTGATGCTACATCCGGGCAGCGCCAGCGCCAACCCGAGTCCTTGCGCGCGAACCTGGGAATGCCCGTAAAACATCACCAACAAGGGAACGGCCAGCATGGCGCCTCCCACCCCAAACAAGCCAAGCGATATGCCGCCAATAGCCCCCGGCAGAAAAGCCCATCGATAATCAAGGCTATGCGAGACGAATTTTATGTTGCGCGTGACAGCGACGAAGGCCGCAAGCAGCATCAAAAACACGCCATACCAGAGCTTCAATGTCTCGCTCGACGGCGACAGAGCCCAAAGAGAGCTGATCGCCGAGGTGATGCTGCCACTGGCGGCCAGCACAAGGGCCGTCTTGAGATCGAAACTGCCCTTGTTGCGGTATTTCACCAGGGCATAGAGAACATTGGTGACCACCATGACCAAAGCTGTCCCTTGGGCAAGCTTCTGGTCATAGGCCGCAAACAAAACCAGAAGCGGGATTGCAAATGTCCCGCCTCCGGTTCCCAGGAAGCCTCCGGCTGTTCCCAGAAGCGCGCCAAAGGGAAGTCCAAGCATATTAATCAGCATCGAATGCGGACCCAGGAATATTTACAAAAATTCATAAAAACAAATACTTAGAGGAGGTACACGTTGTAAAAACACAGTACATAGGTAGATGTGCTCTACAGCACTGTGCGCCCTATATGGGCGGAAGTGTTCGCTGCGCTTTACATCAGCTGCATATTTTTCTCCTTAAATCGATTCCGGTTTAAGGGAGCGGCTATGCTGGCTTGGTCGTCTACCAGGCAGAAGATAGTCGGCGCAGACTATTTATGTGAATGTGAGAGCCCGCGTCTCCCCGCTAAAGATAAGGCGAACGCCTGGCCCGCCAATCCGGCGCCAATCACCAGAACGTCGTAGTAATCCTCAGTTCCGTCTGAAATCATCATATTGCCCCCCGGCAAAACAGCAGATCAAGCGTTTCAATAATACCCATGCGCCAGATACCCGCAGAGGTTGCTTGATCAACAGGGCGCGCTTTAAGTTCTTGAAAGCATCAAGTCAACTGGAAGCGCCCCTTTTAATTGCAGTGCACTCACCCTTCAATCAAACGAATTTGACAGAAAAACGCACCATGGCGCAAACCTCAAGACGCCATCGTCCGCTCCAATTGGTAGATCCCGTCATTGAAGCGATCGATCTGCTCGGCCAGCAGGGTCTGGGCGTCGGCAAGGCCTCTGTTGTAGAAATGCACACCGACCGTTCCGGCCAGAAAATCGATCAGACTTTCGACCTCGAACCGTCCAAGCTCGACCTCATGTTCAATCGCCAGGTGTTTTTGCAGCCGTGAAACCAGCAGAGCCAGTTCTTCTTTTGAAAAATCGGCTTTGACATCATCGGGCTTCGGCATCTGAAACGGTTCCTTTTCGACAAGAATGGTCGGATGGAATAGGGCATGACTATGAGCACGCATCAATGGAAATCAACGCAGGATCACTCCTATTGATTTGCTCGTTTCGCGCTGATGTTCTAATCCACCCCTCATTCTTGGGAGGGAAAACAA
It encodes the following:
- the panB gene encoding 3-methyl-2-oxobutanoate hydroxymethyltransferase, producing MSAPPRQKRLTPTTIAALKHQRPIVSLTAYTTPMARLMDAHCDLLLVGDSLGMVLYGLDTTVGVTLEMMIAHGQAVLRGVSHACVIVDMPFGSYQESREQAFRNAARIMKETGCDGVKLEGGTEMAETVAFLVERGIPVLGHVGLMPQQVNTSGGYRSKGHDEPEAGKIRADATAIAKAGAFALVIEGTVEPLARDITQTLAIPTIGIGASPACDGQILVSDDMLGLFNNFKPRFVKHYAELAGVISKAVEDYATEVKARQFPGPEHTFQPRKS
- the pncA gene encoding bifunctional nicotinamidase/pyrazinamidase, coding for MTKALLLIDIQNGFCPGGNLPVPEGDQIVPIANALMASGAYDLILASQDWHPANHGSFASQHPGTKVFELGELSGKPQMMWPDHCVQGTDDAEFYPGLDLSRIDHVQKKGLNPLVDSYSAFRDNDQAALTGLSTWLIGKGVTELDVMGLATDYCVKFSVLDALDMLPGVTVRLIIDGSRGIDPQTVEAAIADMQAHGARLITSADVLV
- the panC gene encoding pantoate--beta-alanine ligase, whose product is MEIINTIAALRQRLDACRKAGKSIGFVPTMGYLHKGHLTLVEQAETENAVTVVSIFVNPLQFGKGEDLEKYPRDLARDSAMLEAASVDFLFAPGVADMYPRPIQTVVDLPELGGELEGKARPGHFAGVATVVTKLFNIVQPDAAYFGEKDYQQVAIIRRMVEDLAMPVRVVPVATVREADGLACSSRNVYLTEEQRAASAIVPKALEEAERLYRNGLRDAAEMEAALAAFIAREPLARPDVVAVRHPDTLATLPHLDQPFLVLLYVQIGTTKLLDNRVIDIESKKEAAE
- a CDS encoding DUF2164 domain-containing protein, producing MPKPDDVKADFSKEELALLVSRLQKHLAIEHEVELGRFEVESLIDFLAGTVGVHFYNRGLADAQTLLAEQIDRFNDGIYQLERTMAS
- a CDS encoding glucose/quinate/shikimate family membrane-bound PQQ-dependent dehydrogenase; this encodes MILIVTAVVFAVLGLALGGGGGYLLSLGGSPFYLIAGLAFILVALLLLMRKAAALWIYGLFILGCLGWAIWEVGFDWWQLGTRGGLVIVLGFVLLLPAIRRRLGPLHRREGGIAASAWPVALPVLVALVVAGYSMTQDPYDKPGTLPMDVASATPSYGGDMADGEWHQYGRTPYGQRYSPLTQITTDNVKTLKTAWTYQTGDVKLPGDVGETTYQVTPLKVGDTLYLCTPHNWAIAVDAATGKQKWKFDPNVGLNPDRQHQTCRGVTYYADPAATSGAPCATRVYLPTSDARLIALDAANGKICESFADKGVLHLEQGMPYNPAGYYYSTSPPVIAAGKIIIGGAVNDNYSTKEQSGVIRAFDVQTGALVWNWDSGNPGQTQPLPQGQTYTANSPNSWSVFSVDEQLGLVYIPLGNQVPDQLGMNRSANVEKYSSSVVALDLNTGADRWVQQFVHHDLWDMDVPAQPVLLDITRDGTTVPALVASTKQGDIYVLDRRTGQPIIPIKELPAPGGTIPEDHASPTQPISALSFRPPKLEERNMWGVTLLDQLACRIKFHQLRYDGQYTPPSLQGSIIYPGNFGTFNWGSVAVDPEKQVMFGMPTYLAFTSQLVPRDQVPAKGQDEKGSEQGLNRNDGAPYAVKMGPFLSPIGIPCQAPPWGTVAAVDLKTGKIAYQHRNGTVHDMTPLPLPFKVGVPGIGGPMITKGGVAFLGAAVDNYLRAYDLATGKVLWESRLPAGGQATPMSYELNGKQYVVMVAGGHGSLGTKPGDYVIAYTLP
- a CDS encoding sulfite exporter TauE/SafE family protein; its protein translation is MLINMLGLPFGALLGTAGGFLGTGGGTFAIPLLVLFAAYDQKLAQGTALVMVVTNVLYALVKYRNKGSFDLKTALVLAASGSITSAISSLWALSPSSETLKLWYGVFLMLLAAFVAVTRNIKFVSHSLDYRWAFLPGAIGGISLGLFGVGGAMLAVPLLVMFYGHSQVRAQGLGLALALPGCSISLMQYGYYGHVDWVLGSMLAIGGLLGVPAGVHLAHKVDERTLVLSFCTLLIAAGLLIIVK